Proteins encoded in a region of the Fimbriimonadaceae bacterium genome:
- a CDS encoding c-type cytochrome yields MVERRGSLAVSAMPLVALLCGSSLAWAAGHDLMRPRVPADKMAEARALRSPVPDSPQTIEQGKALYAGKGTCINCHGAEGDGNGPLAAQLNPAPRNFQHHGFWRHRTEGEIFWVIKHGSPGTSMVGFGEQLTDEEIWALIHYERTFRRHHGMRGRGPMGHGGMRDSRKSDRGNGAEEDSVATETPSSPEKE; encoded by the coding sequence ATGGTGGAGCGAAGAGGAAGTCTGGCGGTGTCGGCGATGCCGCTTGTCGCGCTGCTCTGTGGTTCGTCCCTGGCGTGGGCGGCCGGGCATGATCTCATGCGGCCTCGCGTCCCGGCGGACAAGATGGCGGAAGCTCGGGCTCTGAGAAGCCCAGTGCCGGACTCACCTCAGACCATTGAACAGGGCAAAGCGCTCTATGCGGGGAAAGGCACCTGTATCAATTGTCATGGAGCGGAAGGGGACGGCAATGGCCCGCTCGCGGCTCAGCTCAATCCTGCGCCTCGCAACTTCCAGCATCATGGATTCTGGCGCCATCGGACGGAAGGCGAAATCTTCTGGGTGATCAAACATGGGTCCCCGGGGACCAGTATGGTCGGTTTCGGCGAGCAACTCACCGACGAGGAGATCTGGGCCTTGATTCACTACGAGCGGACCTTCCGACGTCATCATGGCATGCGCGGACGCGGCCCAATGGGGCACGGGGGCATGCGCGACTCCCGCAAGAGCGATCGTGGGAATGGAGCTGAGGAGGACTCCGTGGCGACAGAGACGCCGTCGTCGCCGGAAAAAGAGTGA
- a CDS encoding YtxH domain-containing protein, translating to MSIAFLSGAVLGAIAAVLYAPKSGVETRAALRGYARRTEEEMLEKAREVRQDISHSVDEAKRYLKETEATIAAAVAAGKEAFKKERADRA from the coding sequence ATGTCGATCGCGTTTCTCAGCGGTGCCGTGCTGGGGGCGATAGCCGCCGTTCTGTATGCGCCCAAGTCCGGCGTCGAAACGCGTGCGGCATTACGTGGGTATGCGCGCCGCACGGAGGAAGAGATGTTGGAGAAAGCTCGGGAGGTTCGACAAGACATCTCTCACAGCGTCGATGAAGCGAAACGGTACTTGAAGGAAACCGAGGCGACGATTGCCGCGGCAGTGGCGGCCGGCAAAGAAGCTTTCAAGAAGGAGCGGGCGGATCGAGCCTGA
- a CDS encoding 2-oxoacid:acceptor oxidoreductase family protein: MVAVRFHGRGGQGAKTASRILGTAAFISGYVAQDAPIYGAERRGAPVAAFTRFGREPIRERGAIAHPDVIVVADASLLDDAVAHVLDGVTGQTVLFVNSSLSADLLRTHLSLPEQVTVRDVTGIALQQLGAREAISALLGAVAARLVGLAWEPVRSAIDGELRDLGLAEPVIERNLTVARQCYDSVEPATLPQGTAQAVGAASLHHPTYEPPTKGTARIAAAGNSVLRETGGWRTFRPVLVADKCNGCWLCFVYCPDGVITMNQEDRPVVDYDHCKGCQICVHECPTHALIAEREQEGGVAWTAK, translated from the coding sequence ATGGTGGCTGTACGATTTCACGGGCGCGGCGGACAGGGGGCGAAGACGGCCAGCCGGATTCTCGGCACCGCGGCGTTTATCAGCGGGTATGTGGCCCAAGATGCCCCGATCTATGGCGCGGAGCGAAGGGGAGCGCCGGTCGCGGCATTCACGCGCTTCGGTCGTGAGCCGATTCGGGAACGGGGGGCGATCGCGCATCCTGACGTCATCGTGGTGGCCGATGCCTCGTTGCTGGACGATGCGGTGGCGCATGTGTTGGACGGAGTGACCGGGCAGACGGTCCTGTTCGTGAACTCGTCGCTGAGCGCGGACCTGTTGCGCACCCACCTGTCCTTGCCTGAGCAGGTGACGGTGAGAGATGTGACGGGGATTGCGCTGCAACAGCTGGGAGCGCGTGAGGCCATCAGTGCGCTGCTCGGCGCAGTTGCCGCGCGGTTGGTAGGGTTGGCGTGGGAGCCTGTGCGCTCGGCGATCGATGGTGAGCTTCGCGACCTCGGCCTGGCCGAGCCGGTGATCGAGCGGAATCTGACGGTGGCGCGGCAGTGTTACGACTCGGTTGAGCCGGCCACATTGCCTCAAGGCACCGCCCAAGCCGTCGGCGCGGCGTCCTTGCACCACCCGACCTATGAACCGCCCACGAAGGGCACAGCCAGGATCGCCGCGGCCGGAAATTCGGTGTTACGTGAAACCGGTGGATGGCGAACCTTTCGCCCGGTGTTGGTGGCAGACAAGTGCAACGGATGCTGGCTCTGTTTCGTCTATTGTCCGGACGGCGTGATTACCATGAATCAGGAAGATCGCCCCGTCGTCGACTATGACCATTGCAAAGGCTGTCAGATTTGTGTGCACGAATGTCCGACTCACGCATTGATTGCGGAGCGGGAGCAGGAAGGCGGGGTCGCATGGACAGCCAAATGA